The Panicum virgatum strain AP13 chromosome 5K, P.virgatum_v5, whole genome shotgun sequence genome has a window encoding:
- the LOC120710601 gene encoding glycine-rich cell wall structural protein 2-like has translation MDRTVLAAFGLVVILSIGLIDNTDADPTYSSVEGRGEGGGSGGGVVDGAGGGSGGGAGSAEMGQNGLFAHAVAGGGGGGSGGGKYGGYGYGGGSGLSSGSTQKSGPTYSGYTGAGGSGEGGGGGKAGADYGSSGYGSGGGSGSGTSYGVTYQVSSASVSANSNGGGEGMSQNGGTGGGQGRGSGYGDVNP, from the coding sequence ATGGACAGAACTGTACTAGCAGCATTTGGCCTCGTTGTCATCCTGAGCATTGGCCTTATTGACAACACCGATGCTGATCCTACATACTCTAGTGTTGAGGGAAGAGGTGAAGGAGGGGGGTCCGGTGGTGGGGTCGTGGATGGTGCCGGAGGGGGTTCTGGGGGTGGTGCTGGGTCAGCCGAGATGGGTCAAAATGGGCTGTTCGCTCATGCAGTTGCTGGAGGGGGTGGTGGCGGGAGTGGTGGAGGCAAGTACGGTGGGTATGGTTATGGGGGTGGCTCTGGTTTAAGCTCTGGTTCCACACAAAAGAGCGGACCAACTTATAGTGGATATACTGGAGCTGGTGGTAGTGGtgaaggtggtggtggtggaaagGCTGGAGCTGATTATGGTTCTAGCGGCTATGGGTCAGGTGGTGGGTCTGGTTCTGGTACTAGCTATGGGGTCACTTATCAAGTTAGCTCCGCATCTGTGAGTGCCAATAGCAATGGTGGTGGGGAAGGAATGAGTCAAAATGGTGGGACAGGAGGTGGTCAAGGACGCGGATCTGGATACGGTGATGTAAACCCTTGA
- the LOC120710602 gene encoding glycine-rich cell wall structural protein 2-like: MGSTKVVALSFVLVLLSCGLANAARVARLSSAQGTGEGGGEGSASECGAGSGSGSGYGSGDTENNGAHARSGSGGSGGGVSDYGGSAYGAGSGVGSSSASRSEGLFAGSGGYSSAGGAGGGRGGGQASDGGGSKGYGTGGGSGTGSSDTNIYSGGPSWGGPSSVKANAAGNGGGAGGGEVGGTGGGEGGGSAYADAHP, from the coding sequence ATGGGTAGCACTAAAGTTGTCGCGCTTAGCTTCGTCCTTGTCCTCTTGAGCTGTGGCTTAGCCAATGCTGCAAGGGTAGCCAGGCTCTCTAGTGCTCAGGGAACAGGCGAAGGAGGGGGAGAGGGCAGTGCATCTGAATGCGGTGCGGGTTCCGGTTCTGGCAGCGGTTATGGATCCGGTGATACCGAGAACAATGGCGCCCATGCTAGATCTGGAAGTGGGGGTAGTGGTGGCGGCGTATCAGACTACGGTGGCTCTGCGTACGGTGCTGGGTCAGGTGTGGGCTCAAGCTCTGCCTCCAGATCTGAAGGATTGTTTGCAGGTTCCGGGGGATATTCTAGTGCTGGTGGCGCTGGAGGCGGCCGCGGTGGTGGACAAGCTAGTGATGGTGGTGGATCCAAAGGTTATGGGACCGGTGGTGGTAGTGGAACGGGTTCAAGTGATACAAACATATACTCAGGAGGGCCATCTTGGGGTGGACCAAGTTCTGTAAAAGCGAATGCTGCTGGAAATGGtggtggtgccggtggtggtgAAGTTGGTGGGACTGGTGGTGGTGAAGGTGGTGGATCTGCTTATGCTGATGCGCACCCCTAA